In Sphingobacteriaceae bacterium, one genomic interval encodes:
- the rimK gene encoding 30S ribosomal protein S6--L-glutamate ligase, with protein MRIVVLSRNRHLYSTQRILEAGAARGHEMILVDHMKCVLVIEQGQPHVYYGGKPIKNIQAVIPRIGASATFFGTSVVRQFEMMRIFTAIESQALVRSRDKLRSLQILARAGIGIPKTAFASSPKAEDIDSLVNSIGGAPCVIKLLEGTQGIGVILAENKKSASSVIEAFLKLDANMLVQEFIKEAKGADLRVFIVDGQVVGAMKRQAKPGEFRSNLHRGGTAKVIRLTDEERSTAIKAAKKLGLGIAGVDLLQSSRGPLVMEVNSSPGLEGIEGATKVDIAGKIIEYVERNEFNKPGE; from the coding sequence ATGAGAATTGTTGTTCTTTCGCGAAACCGTCATTTGTATTCCACGCAGCGAATACTGGAAGCAGGCGCAGCCCGTGGACATGAAATGATTTTGGTAGATCACATGAAGTGTGTTCTAGTAATAGAGCAAGGGCAACCTCATGTGTATTATGGAGGCAAGCCCATTAAAAATATTCAAGCTGTTATTCCTCGTATTGGCGCAAGTGCCACGTTTTTTGGAACTTCAGTAGTACGTCAATTTGAAATGATGAGGATTTTTACAGCTATTGAATCACAGGCCTTGGTTCGATCCAGAGATAAATTAAGAAGTTTACAAATATTAGCGAGAGCCGGAATTGGAATACCCAAAACTGCATTTGCATCTTCACCAAAAGCAGAGGACATAGATAGTTTGGTGAACAGTATTGGCGGAGCACCCTGCGTTATTAAATTATTAGAAGGCACGCAGGGTATAGGCGTAATTTTAGCCGAAAACAAAAAATCGGCCAGTAGTGTAATTGAAGCATTTTTAAAACTAGATGCAAACATGTTGGTGCAGGAATTTATTAAAGAAGCAAAAGGTGCTGATTTGCGTGTATTTATTGTTGATGGTCAGGTTGTGGGAGCCATGAAAAGACAAGCCAAACCCGGAGAGTTCAGAAGTAATTTGCACAGAGGCGGAACAGCCAAAGTTATACGTTTAACCGACGAAGAAAGATCTACTGCCATAAAAGCTGCTAAAAAATTAGGATTAGGTATTGCCGGTGTTGATTTGTTACAATCTAGTAGAGGGCCTTTGGTTATGGAAGTTAACTCATCTCCCGGTCTGGAAGGAATCGAAGGGGCAACAAAGGTGGATATAGCCGGAAAAATAATTGAGTATGTTGAAAGAAATGAATTTAATAAGCCAGGAGAGTAA
- a CDS encoding amidohydrolase family protein: MRFITADHIFNGEKLLDAGSVLVLENNGTISDILREGTIENNRVEKSAGWLCPGFINIHAHLELSHLKDKIPQQTGLAGFGEKIISIRPGFKNEEIREAMQQADAFMFNEGIVACGDICNTADSLKMKEGSSIHYHSFIELLALNPDRANDMLTAGKYLFDQFENAQLSCSLAPHAAYSSSKKLIAAIAQFNIARDLPASIHNQESEEENKFFNGEPSAFHNLYRFLNMDISWFLAPGCSSLMHYTDALSTQQTILIHNTFTSSADLNFMNTENIYFGFCPNANIYIENQLPDFKIFESYKTKITLGTDSLASNYKLSLIDEANVVLKNSNFTVEEVLRFMTLNGARALKLPEHFGKISIGKTAGLNLLQIKNNQINFTKRIC, from the coding sequence GTGCGTTTTATAACAGCCGATCATATTTTTAACGGAGAAAAACTATTGGATGCGGGCTCCGTTCTGGTGCTTGAAAATAATGGCACAATCAGCGATATTTTAAGGGAAGGAACTATTGAAAATAACCGAGTAGAAAAATCAGCGGGTTGGCTTTGTCCGGGTTTTATAAACATTCACGCTCATTTAGAATTAAGTCATTTAAAAGATAAAATTCCACAGCAAACGGGCTTAGCGGGATTTGGAGAAAAAATAATTAGTATTCGACCGGGCTTTAAAAACGAAGAAATAAGAGAGGCTATGCAGCAAGCTGATGCCTTTATGTTTAATGAAGGGATAGTTGCTTGCGGAGATATTTGCAATACAGCCGATAGCCTAAAAATGAAAGAAGGTTCTTCTATTCATTATCATTCCTTTATTGAGTTGCTGGCTTTAAATCCCGACAGAGCAAATGACATGCTAACGGCCGGAAAATATTTATTTGATCAATTTGAAAACGCTCAACTGAGTTGCAGTTTGGCGCCTCATGCCGCATACAGTTCTTCTAAAAAACTAATAGCAGCCATTGCTCAGTTTAATATAGCAAGAGATTTACCGGCCAGCATTCATAACCAGGAAAGCGAAGAAGAAAATAAATTTTTTAATGGAGAGCCATCTGCATTTCACAATTTATACCGCTTTTTAAATATGGATATCTCTTGGTTTCTGGCCCCGGGTTGTAGCAGTTTAATGCATTACACCGATGCTTTAAGTACACAACAAACTATTTTAATTCATAATACTTTCACTAGTTCAGCTGATCTAAATTTTATGAATACTGAAAATATATATTTTGGGTTTTGTCCTAATGCCAATATTTACATTGAAAATCAATTACCAGATTTTAAAATATTTGAGTCCTATAAAACAAAAATTACTTTGGGTACCGATAGTTTGGCTTCTAATTATAAATTGTCATTAATAGATGAAGCTAATGTTGTATTGAAAAATTCAAATTTTACAGTGGAAGAGGTTTTGCGTTTTATGACTTTAAATGGAGCCCGGGCTTTAAAATTACCGGAACATTTTGGGAAAATTAGTATTGGAAAAACGGCAGGGCTTAATCTTTTACAAATAAAAAACAACCAAATTAATTTCACTAAACGAATCTGCTAA
- a CDS encoding ATP-dependent zinc protease, whose amino-acid sequence MKIIGRREYVDIPELGLLQVEAKLDTGAYTSSVHCEEVLLKEVSGIPTLVVSIITSDSETKKEFHFNTFTLKKFRNSFGEMEERYVIKSILKIGNKQILASFSLSKRDKMKYPVLLGRRPIKGRFLIDVSHLHLGGKNEQ is encoded by the coding sequence GTGAAAATAATAGGAAGAAGAGAATATGTGGATATACCTGAATTAGGTTTATTACAAGTAGAAGCCAAACTGGATACAGGCGCTTATACCTCATCCGTTCATTGTGAGGAAGTGTTGCTAAAAGAAGTATCCGGCATACCTACTTTGGTTGTATCCATCATCACTTCTGATTCCGAAACAAAAAAAGAATTCCATTTCAATACTTTTACGCTAAAAAAATTTAGGAATTCCTTTGGCGAAATGGAGGAACGATACGTTATAAAATCGATATTAAAAATTGGGAACAAACAAATTCTGGCTTCCTTTTCCTTGTCAAAGCGCGATAAAATGAAGTATCCCGTTTTATTGGGGAGGAGGCCTATTAAAGGTCGATTTTTAATTGATGTTAGCCATTTGCATTTGGGCGGAAAAAATGAACAGTAA
- the rlmN gene encoding 23S rRNA (adenine(2503)-C(2))-methyltransferase RlmN: MQKRDIRALTLEELTAVFQQLGEPAFRAKQLYEWLWSKSEIDFSKMSNLSLKLRTYLNENFVINAVQISELQISSDKTIKCAMRLHDNYVVESVLIPLESRMTACISSQVGCSLTCKFCATGKLKRMRNLNADEIYDQVVLVKKTAEEKYHSPLTNIVYMGMGEPLLNYQEVLSSIEKITSPKGLGMSPKRITVSTAGVAKMIKKLGDDEVKFNLAISLHAANDTKRNEIMPINETNNLENLQEALIYFTKKTGTRPTFEYIVFKDFNDSETDAEELVQFCKKVKGKVNIIEYNPIDNEEFKQTTRARLNAFIDHLESRGIICNVRRSRGKDIDAACGQLANKNKLALNELK; encoded by the coding sequence ATTCAAAAACGTGATATTCGGGCATTAACCTTAGAAGAACTAACTGCAGTTTTTCAGCAATTGGGCGAACCTGCCTTTAGGGCCAAACAATTGTATGAGTGGTTGTGGAGTAAGAGCGAAATTGATTTTTCTAAAATGTCGAATCTTTCCCTCAAACTAAGAACTTATTTAAATGAAAACTTTGTAATTAATGCGGTTCAGATCAGTGAATTGCAAATCAGCAGCGATAAAACCATTAAATGCGCCATGCGCTTGCATGATAATTACGTAGTAGAAAGTGTATTAATTCCTTTAGAGAGTAGAATGACGGCTTGTATTTCATCGCAGGTGGGTTGTAGTTTAACTTGTAAATTTTGTGCTACCGGAAAATTAAAACGCATGCGCAATTTAAATGCCGATGAAATTTATGATCAGGTGGTATTGGTTAAAAAAACCGCAGAAGAAAAATACCATAGTCCCTTAACTAATATTGTGTACATGGGTATGGGCGAGCCCTTATTAAATTATCAAGAAGTGTTAAGTTCAATCGAAAAAATTACTTCGCCAAAAGGTTTGGGCATGTCGCCAAAACGTATCACCGTATCAACTGCCGGCGTAGCTAAAATGATAAAAAAATTGGGCGATGATGAAGTCAAATTTAATTTAGCTATTTCGCTACACGCGGCTAATGATACCAAACGAAATGAAATAATGCCTATTAACGAAACCAATAACTTGGAAAATTTGCAGGAGGCGCTCATTTATTTCACTAAAAAAACCGGTACGCGACCTACTTTTGAATACATTGTTTTTAAAGATTTTAATGATTCAGAAACGGATGCCGAAGAACTGGTGCAATTTTGTAAAAAAGTAAAGGGGAAAGTAAATATTATAGAATATAATCCAATTGATAACGAAGAATTTAAACAAACCACAAGGGCAAGATTAAATGCTTTTATCGATCATTTAGAATCAAGAGGCATTATTTGTAATGTAAGAAGGAGTAGGGGAAAAGATATTGATGCGGCTTGCGGACAATTAGCCAACAAAAACAAATTGGCGTTAAATGAATTAAAATAA
- a CDS encoding MBL fold metallo-hydrolase, with protein sequence MLYLKSFAFNAFQENTYVVYDDKNNAIIFDPGNSNTSENLVLKQFIADNQLNLTRLILTHAHLDHVLGNKFIQDTYGLLPEVNAEDLFLLENMMNTANMYGVPAEESPMPEKYISEGDQIILGDYTFDCIHAPGHSPGSICFYNEPNKIIIVGDVLFRGSIGRTDLPGGNHQQLLDAIQSKLFTLPDDVKVFNGHGPSTTIGFEKNNNPFF encoded by the coding sequence ATGCTTTATTTAAAATCTTTTGCCTTTAATGCTTTTCAGGAAAACACTTATGTTGTTTATGACGATAAAAATAACGCTATTATTTTTGATCCCGGAAATTCTAACACTTCCGAAAATTTAGTGTTAAAGCAATTTATTGCCGATAATCAATTAAACTTAACTCGCTTAATTTTAACTCATGCCCACTTAGATCATGTATTGGGAAATAAATTTATACAAGATACTTACGGATTGTTGCCGGAAGTGAATGCCGAAGATCTTTTTTTATTGGAAAACATGATGAATACGGCCAACATGTATGGTGTTCCCGCCGAAGAATCACCAATGCCCGAAAAATATATTTCAGAAGGAGACCAAATAATTTTGGGCGATTATACATTTGATTGCATACATGCGCCGGGGCATTCACCCGGAAGTATTTGCTTTTATAATGAACCAAACAAAATTATTATAGTTGGCGATGTTTTATTCAGAGGAAGTATTGGCAGAACAGATTTGCCCGGAGGAAATCACCAGCAATTATTAGACGCTATACAATCTAAATTATTTACATTGCCTGATGATGTTAAAGTATTTAACGGCCACGGCCCATCCACTACCATAGGCTTCGAAAAAAATAACAATCCGTTTTTTTAG
- a CDS encoding polyprenyl synthetase family protein, producing MEAFEEKFRGAMKSTVPLLDKITNYIVKRKGKQIRPMFVFLSAQNAGDINESTYRAAALIELLHTATLVHDDVVDDSNERRGFFSVNALWKNKIAVLIGDFLLSKGLLLSIENNDFHLLKIMSIAVKEMSEGELLQIEKARRLDISEEIYFEIITKKTAALLAACCAAGVASVSQDEKLIKLATEFGTLTGIAFQIKDDLFDFGSGDEIGKPTGIDIKEKKMTLPLIYALNNCSSAEKRKIINIIKNHSEESEKVEEVIKFVIEKGGIEYAIKIMHEYKNKALQILKQLPENEAGKSLENLLIYAIERKK from the coding sequence ATGGAGGCCTTTGAGGAGAAATTCCGAGGAGCCATGAAAAGTACTGTGCCTTTATTGGATAAAATCACCAATTATATTGTAAAAAGAAAAGGCAAACAAATCAGGCCCATGTTTGTTTTTTTAAGCGCTCAAAATGCCGGTGATATAAATGAAAGTACGTATAGAGCGGCAGCCTTAATTGAGTTGTTGCATACCGCAACTTTAGTGCATGATGATGTGGTGGATGATAGTAATGAAAGGAGAGGATTTTTTAGTGTAAATGCTTTATGGAAAAATAAAATTGCCGTGTTAATTGGCGATTTTTTGCTTTCTAAAGGATTGCTTTTATCTATTGAAAACAACGATTTTCACTTGCTAAAAATAATGAGTATTGCTGTAAAGGAAATGAGTGAAGGAGAATTATTGCAGATAGAAAAAGCCCGGCGCTTAGATATATCGGAAGAAATTTATTTTGAAATTATTACCAAAAAAACGGCCGCCTTGTTAGCGGCCTGTTGTGCTGCGGGAGTAGCTTCGGTTAGCCAAGATGAGAAATTAATCAAATTAGCTACAGAATTTGGAACATTAACCGGCATTGCTTTTCAGATAAAAGACGATTTGTTTGATTTTGGCAGTGGAGATGAGATCGGAAAACCAACGGGGATTGATATTAAAGAGAAAAAAATGACATTGCCGCTCATTTATGCTTTAAACAATTGTTCATCTGCAGAAAAAAGGAAAATTATAAATATTATTAAAAATCACAGCGAGGAAAGTGAAAAAGTGGAGGAGGTTATTAAATTTGTGATTGAAAAAGGCGGAATAGAATATGCCATAAAAATTATGCATGAGTATAAAAACAAAGCCTTGCAAATTTTAAAACAATTGCCCGAAAATGAAGCCGGAAAAAGCTTAGAAAATTTATTGATATATGCCATTGAAAGAAAAAAGTAA
- the lepA gene encoding elongation factor 4: protein MKHIRNFCIIAHIDHGKSTLADRLLEHTKTISSREMQAQVLDDMDLEKERGITIKSHAIQMEYNYKGEKYVFNLIDTPGHVDFSYEVSRSIAACEGALLIVDAAQGIQAQTISNLYLALENDLEIIPILNKMDLPSAEPELVKDQIVDLIGCKREDIIPASGKTGMGVDQILEAIVERINPPVGDLEAPLQALIFDSVFNSFRGIIAYYKIINGVVKKGDKVKFVNTGASYFADEVGVLKLKQEPRNEVRTGDVGYIISGIKDAREVKVGDTITHVDRPCEKGIDGFEDVKPMVFAGIYPVDTEDFEELRYSMEKLQLNDASLTWEPESSAALGFGFRCGFLGMLHMEIVQERLEREFNMTVITTVPNVSYKAYTTSNELVTVNNPSDLPDPGKIDFIEEPYIKANIITKSEYIGPVMSLCIEKRGQIVNQNYLTADRVELIFHMPLAEIVFDFYDRLKSISKGYASFDYAPLEMRQSDLVKMDILLNSEPVDALSALVHRSNAHSLGKKMCEKLKELIPRQQFEIPIQAAIGAKIIARETIRAMRKDVTAKCYGGDISRKRKLLEKQKEGKKRMKQVGSVEIPQSAFMAVLKLND, encoded by the coding sequence ATGAAACACATCCGTAACTTTTGTATCATCGCTCATATCGACCACGGTAAAAGCACTTTGGCCGACCGTTTATTAGAACACACTAAAACGATCAGTAGTCGTGAAATGCAAGCTCAGGTTTTGGATGATATGGATTTAGAGAAAGAAAGGGGCATTACTATAAAAAGTCATGCCATTCAGATGGAATATAATTATAAAGGAGAAAAATACGTTTTCAATTTAATTGATACTCCCGGCCACGTTGATTTTAGTTATGAAGTTTCGCGCTCAATTGCAGCATGCGAAGGGGCCTTATTAATTGTTGATGCTGCCCAGGGTATACAGGCGCAAACCATTTCGAACTTATATTTAGCACTGGAGAACGACCTGGAAATAATTCCCATTTTGAATAAAATGGATTTACCCAGCGCCGAACCTGAATTAGTAAAAGATCAAATTGTTGATTTAATTGGATGTAAGCGAGAAGATATAATTCCCGCAAGTGGCAAAACGGGAATGGGAGTTGATCAAATATTAGAGGCCATTGTAGAACGAATAAATCCTCCTGTTGGAGACCTTGAAGCTCCTCTACAAGCACTTATTTTCGACAGCGTGTTTAATAGCTTTAGAGGAATTATTGCCTATTACAAAATCATAAACGGAGTAGTTAAAAAAGGAGATAAAGTTAAGTTTGTGAATACCGGCGCTTCCTACTTTGCTGATGAAGTTGGTGTGTTAAAATTAAAACAGGAACCTCGTAATGAAGTTAGAACCGGAGATGTAGGTTATATTATTTCAGGAATTAAAGATGCGCGTGAAGTAAAGGTAGGTGATACCATTACGCATGTTGATCGTCCTTGTGAAAAAGGAATTGATGGATTTGAAGATGTGAAGCCCATGGTATTTGCAGGAATTTATCCGGTAGATACAGAGGATTTTGAAGAGCTTCGTTACAGCATGGAAAAATTGCAGTTAAATGATGCATCGTTAACCTGGGAGCCGGAAAGTTCGGCCGCTCTTGGTTTTGGTTTTCGCTGCGGATTTTTAGGCATGTTGCACATGGAAATTGTTCAGGAAAGACTTGAACGCGAATTTAACATGACGGTTATTACTACTGTTCCTAACGTTTCGTATAAGGCATACACTACCAGTAATGAATTGGTAACGGTTAATAATCCATCTGATTTACCCGATCCGGGGAAAATTGATTTTATTGAAGAACCATACATTAAAGCTAATATTATCACTAAATCTGAATACATTGGGCCGGTGATGAGTTTATGCATCGAAAAACGCGGCCAAATTGTAAATCAAAATTATTTAACTGCCGATCGTGTTGAATTAATTTTTCATATGCCATTAGCCGAAATTGTTTTTGATTTTTACGATCGTTTAAAGTCAATTTCCAAAGGATATGCCTCTTTCGATTATGCACCACTTGAAATGCGCCAGAGTGATTTGGTAAAAATGGATATTCTACTGAATTCGGAACCGGTGGATGCCTTATCTGCACTTGTGCACAGAAGCAACGCGCACAGCTTAGGAAAAAAAATGTGTGAGAAGTTAAAAGAATTAATTCCACGACAACAATTTGAAATACCTATTCAGGCCGCCATTGGAGCAAAAATTATCGCCAGAGAAACCATACGAGCCATGCGTAAAGATGTAACTGCAAAATGTTACGGAGGTGATATTTCCCGAAAAAGAAAATTACTTGAAAAACAAAAAGAAGGTAAAAAAAGAATGAAACAAGTGGGAAGTGTTGAAATTCCACAGAGTGCATTCATGGCTGTATTAAAACTAAATGATTAA
- a CDS encoding glycoside hydrolase family 16 protein, with translation MKKVLVIIFFLSILTPLSSQIMWQFKKDTLITWHYSGGDEFNGDKIDEVKWNYSYGWARSIFTNKEQQYYTEGHNHKVKNGQLSIQAIRKDTVAKTVDYMKDSDSLIDNKRFFGLNKKTFAFTSGMIQSKETFSHGYFECRLKIPKQKGYWPAFWLFSGDPYEEIDIFEGKSERTSQVHIDTHCRGCDKISYYLSKRSYGGWAKTRADLSGEFNILSCEWTNDYVRYYLNGQFIGNSNVNFKNPKNIIFNLAIPADDGPFHPGPVKKDTGKVAFEIDYLRIWDKSPSHQKKNPELIQRHGTYIANETNFIDKKFNKRKNKLVYGKKSAAKNEGIFISFFNDPGQLQFTVLGSFGKQFPLLEILDEENKILESKLLTQTIVNINSWPFKQKSVTIKISYQNKVASSVIAIP, from the coding sequence ATGAAAAAAGTTTTAGTTATAATATTTTTTCTTTCAATTCTTACTCCGCTCTCTTCACAAATTATGTGGCAATTCAAAAAAGACACTTTAATCACCTGGCATTATTCGGGCGGTGATGAGTTTAATGGCGATAAAATAGATGAAGTAAAATGGAATTACAGTTACGGATGGGCCCGTTCTATTTTTACCAATAAGGAACAACAATATTATACCGAAGGACATAATCACAAAGTAAAAAACGGACAATTATCTATCCAGGCAATTCGTAAAGACACTGTTGCTAAAACGGTTGACTATATGAAAGACAGCGATTCATTGATAGACAACAAGCGTTTTTTTGGGCTCAATAAAAAAACATTTGCTTTTACCTCAGGGATGATTCAAAGTAAAGAAACTTTTTCGCATGGCTATTTTGAATGCAGATTAAAAATTCCGAAGCAAAAAGGGTATTGGCCGGCTTTCTGGTTATTCAGCGGCGACCCCTATGAAGAAATAGATATTTTTGAAGGAAAGAGCGAACGAACGTCACAGGTACATATTGATACACATTGTCGCGGTTGCGATAAAATCAGTTATTATTTATCGAAAAGAAGCTATGGAGGCTGGGCAAAAACCCGGGCCGATTTATCCGGTGAGTTCAATATCTTGTCTTGCGAATGGACCAACGATTATGTTCGTTATTATTTAAACGGGCAATTTATTGGCAACTCTAATGTAAATTTTAAAAACCCGAAGAATATTATTTTTAATCTGGCTATTCCGGCCGATGACGGTCCCTTTCATCCCGGTCCTGTAAAAAAAGACACCGGTAAAGTTGCTTTTGAAATTGATTACCTGAGAATTTGGGATAAAAGTCCTTCTCATCAGAAAAAAAATCCGGAATTAATTCAACGTCATGGTACTTATATTGCAAACGAAACTAATTTTATTGATAAAAAGTTTAACAAAAGAAAAAATAAATTGGTTTATGGTAAAAAATCTGCCGCCAAAAATGAAGGAATATTTATTTCCTTTTTTAATGATCCCGGTCAATTACAATTTACTGTGCTAGGTTCTTTTGGCAAACAATTTCCGTTATTGGAAATATTAGATGAAGAAAATAAAATTCTGGAAAGTAAATTGCTCACTCAAACCATTGTAAATATTAATTCCTGGCCCTTTAAACAAAAGTCAGTTACTATTAAAATATCGTACCAAAACAAAGTAGCAAGTTCTGTAATTGCGATTCCTTAG
- a CDS encoding FAD-binding oxidoreductase, with protein sequence MKPYLIVGRGLSAFVLAHHLHQQKINFTIIGKKNLSRASLVAAGIWNPVVLHSLSKSWQVDLFLPYLINFYRTLEKLLGTALITNRTIIRPFSEKQEITLWEKKAQGEMREYLDPVIYQQEKNISGLYSFPLGTGKIKGAGNLDIPFFIQQSETFFQNKMLDETFNHNSIKIINEGLEYNKQFYRGIIFCEGHLMKNNPFFNYLPLKPVKGELINFVAKNLTMGDSILSKGKFILKMGSEYKAGSTFNWNTINEEPETDSKIEIEKKISELIVGPFKTTAHRAGIRASVKDRRPLIGVHPKWPNLFLFNGFGSKGVLLTPYLANNLVNFIAGKESIMQEADIARFNSYYLTNKKP encoded by the coding sequence ATGAAGCCTTATCTTATTGTTGGACGTGGGTTATCTGCCTTTGTTTTAGCGCATCATCTTCATCAGCAAAAAATAAACTTTACTATTATCGGCAAAAAAAATTTAAGTAGGGCGTCCTTAGTTGCCGCCGGCATTTGGAATCCTGTAGTTTTGCACTCCTTAAGTAAAAGCTGGCAAGTTGATCTTTTTTTACCCTATCTGATTAATTTTTATCGAACACTCGAAAAATTATTAGGCACAGCACTTATTACCAATAGAACCATAATCAGGCCGTTTTCGGAAAAACAAGAAATAACCCTTTGGGAAAAAAAAGCACAAGGAGAAATGCGGGAATATTTAGACCCGGTGATTTATCAGCAAGAAAAAAATATTTCGGGCCTCTATTCTTTTCCACTTGGGACTGGAAAAATTAAAGGCGCCGGAAATTTAGACATTCCCTTCTTTATTCAACAAAGTGAAACTTTCTTTCAAAATAAAATGCTGGACGAAACATTTAATCACAATTCAATAAAAATTATAAACGAAGGCCTTGAATACAACAAACAATTTTATAGGGGTATAATTTTTTGTGAAGGTCATTTGATGAAAAATAATCCTTTTTTTAATTATCTCCCCTTGAAACCTGTAAAGGGAGAATTGATAAATTTTGTAGCCAAAAATTTAACTATGGGTGATTCTATCTTAAGCAAGGGGAAATTTATTTTAAAAATGGGTTCAGAATATAAAGCCGGCTCTACCTTTAATTGGAATACCATCAATGAAGAGCCCGAAACTGATAGCAAAATAGAAATAGAAAAAAAAATAAGTGAACTAATTGTAGGCCCGTTTAAAACCACGGCACACCGGGCCGGAATTAGGGCCTCGGTAAAGGACCGAAGACCATTGATTGGCGTACATCCGAAATGGCCTAATTTATTTTTGTTCAACGGATTCGGAAGTAAAGGTGTTTTATTAACGCCATACTTAGCCAATAATTTAGTAAATTTCATCGCCGGAAAAGAAAGCATTATGCAGGAAGCAGACATAGCCAGATTTAACTCTTATTATTTAACAAATAAAAAACCGTGA